One segment of Burkholderia multivorans ATCC BAA-247 DNA contains the following:
- a CDS encoding KdsC family phosphatase: MSAALTAAERASRVKLMIFDVDGVLTDGGLLFTAAGDAMKSFNSLDGHGVKLLGEAGIATAIITGRRSEIVAARAKEMKITHLFQGVENKLSVFTDLTASLGIAPDACGYMGDDWPDLPVMLRCGFAAAPANAHPEVIARAHWVAEARGGEGAVREVCDTVLRAQRRYDALLAAACGA, from the coding sequence ATGAGCGCTGCGCTGACTGCAGCCGAACGCGCGAGCCGCGTCAAGCTGATGATTTTCGACGTCGACGGCGTGCTGACCGACGGCGGCCTGCTGTTTACCGCCGCGGGCGACGCGATGAAGTCGTTCAATTCGCTGGACGGCCACGGCGTGAAGCTGCTCGGCGAAGCCGGCATCGCGACCGCGATCATCACGGGCCGCCGCTCGGAAATCGTCGCGGCGCGCGCGAAGGAAATGAAGATCACGCACCTGTTCCAGGGCGTCGAGAACAAGCTGAGCGTCTTCACCGATCTGACCGCATCGCTCGGCATCGCGCCGGACGCGTGCGGCTACATGGGCGACGACTGGCCCGATCTGCCGGTGATGCTGCGCTGCGGCTTCGCGGCTGCGCCGGCGAACGCGCATCCGGAAGTCATCGCGCGCGCGCACTGGGTCGCGGAAGCCCGCGGCGGCGAAGGCGCGGTGCGCGAAGTGTGCGATACGGTACTGCGCGCGCAGCGCCGCTACGACGCGCTGCTGGCAGCCGCGTGCGGAGCCTGA
- the lptC gene encoding LPS export ABC transporter periplasmic protein LptC, translating into MNPHFRWTQLLPLVAVAALAGITWWLLQATLPPPGEGVAQPKRHTPDYFADNFSVTELDQSGTTQYRLTAAKLVHYEDTESSDLTMPAMRAFQPGKPVVTTTAKRGTVNGDVSIVDLYDDARILRAAGGGDPQMQADSQHFRIFVNDDVIQTEKPVKLQRGLSLVNATDGMKYNNVTRVIELYGNVRGTIAASDASGGSKGQPK; encoded by the coding sequence ATGAACCCGCATTTCCGCTGGACCCAGTTGCTCCCGCTCGTTGCCGTCGCGGCGCTCGCGGGCATTACATGGTGGCTGCTGCAGGCGACGCTGCCGCCGCCCGGCGAAGGCGTCGCGCAGCCGAAGCGCCACACGCCCGACTATTTCGCGGACAACTTCTCGGTCACCGAGCTCGACCAGTCCGGCACGACGCAGTACCGGCTGACGGCCGCGAAGCTCGTCCACTACGAAGACACCGAGTCGAGCGACCTGACGATGCCCGCGATGCGCGCGTTCCAGCCCGGCAAGCCGGTGGTCACGACCACCGCGAAGCGCGGCACGGTCAACGGCGACGTGTCGATCGTCGATCTGTACGACGACGCGCGGATCCTGCGCGCGGCCGGCGGCGGCGACCCGCAGATGCAGGCCGATTCGCAGCATTTCCGTATCTTCGTCAATGACGACGTGATCCAGACCGAAAAGCCGGTTAAACTTCAGCGCGGCCTGTCGCTCGTCAACGCGACCGACGGCATGAAGTACAACAACGTCACCCGGGTCATCGAGCTTTACGGCAACGTGCGCGGCACGATCGCCGCGTCGGACGCGTCCGGCGGCTCGAAAGGTCAACCCAAGTGA
- the lptA gene encoding lipopolysaccharide transport periplasmic protein LptA: MNEPFPRQNSGGAARAVRAALAATLVALPLVGLAPLAHAEKADQNKPINVEADNLTYDDLKQVTVATGNVVITKGTIKITGDRVEVRQDPEGYQYATSFGSGKKHATFRQKREGLDEYIDGDAERIDYDGKQDLTTLTTAATVRRLQGTSTIADTVHGSVITYDGQHDFYTAKGGKDVAAPGNPNGRVRAMLSPKNGGPGPMNGAPAKLSPSTTIQGAPGQ; the protein is encoded by the coding sequence ATGAACGAACCGTTCCCTCGACAGAATTCCGGCGGCGCTGCGCGCGCCGTCCGCGCCGCGCTCGCCGCGACGCTCGTCGCCCTGCCCCTCGTCGGCCTGGCGCCGCTCGCCCACGCCGAGAAGGCCGACCAGAACAAGCCGATCAACGTCGAGGCGGACAACCTGACCTATGACGACCTGAAGCAGGTCACCGTCGCCACCGGCAACGTCGTGATCACGAAGGGCACGATCAAGATCACCGGCGATCGCGTCGAAGTGCGCCAGGATCCGGAGGGCTATCAGTACGCGACGTCGTTCGGCAGCGGCAAGAAGCACGCGACGTTCCGCCAGAAGCGCGAAGGTCTCGACGAATACATCGACGGCGACGCCGAGCGCATCGACTACGACGGCAAGCAGGATCTCACCACGCTGACCACCGCCGCCACCGTGCGTCGCCTGCAGGGCACGTCGACGATCGCCGACACCGTGCACGGCAGCGTGATCACGTACGACGGCCAGCACGACTTCTACACCGCGAAGGGCGGCAAGGACGTCGCGGCGCCCGGCAATCCGAACGGTCGCGTGCGCGCGATGCTGTCGCCGAAGAACGGCGGCCCGGGCCCGATGAACGGTGCGCCGGCGAAGCTGTCGCCGTCGACCACGATCCAGGGAGCGCCCGGTCAATGA
- the lptB gene encoding LPS export ABC transporter ATP-binding protein — MNALPNRQPAGTTSSLVVRNLKKRYGSRTVVKDVSLDVKSGEVVGLLGPNGAGKTTSFYMIVGLVPLDAGEISLNGSSISLLPIHKRASLGLSYLPQEASVFRKLTVEENIRAVLELQHGDDGKRLSKDAIASRTEALLDELQIGHLRENPALSLSGGERRRVEIARALATNPSFILLDEPFAGVDPIAVLEIQKIVKFLKQRNIGVLITDHNVRETLGICDHAYIISDGSVLAAGAPNEIIENESVRRVYLGEHFRM, encoded by the coding sequence ATGAACGCGCTCCCGAATCGCCAGCCGGCCGGCACCACGAGTTCGCTCGTCGTACGCAACCTGAAGAAGCGCTACGGCTCGCGCACAGTCGTCAAGGACGTATCGCTCGACGTGAAGAGCGGCGAAGTGGTCGGCCTGCTCGGCCCGAACGGCGCCGGCAAGACGACCTCGTTCTACATGATCGTCGGCCTCGTGCCGCTCGACGCGGGCGAGATCTCGTTGAACGGCAGCTCGATCAGCCTGCTGCCGATCCACAAGCGCGCGTCGCTCGGCCTGTCGTATCTGCCGCAGGAAGCGTCGGTGTTCCGCAAGCTGACCGTCGAGGAGAACATCCGCGCGGTGCTCGAGCTGCAGCACGGCGACGACGGCAAGCGGCTGTCGAAGGACGCGATCGCGTCGCGCACCGAAGCGCTGCTCGACGAGCTGCAGATCGGCCATCTGCGCGAGAACCCCGCGCTGTCGCTGTCCGGCGGCGAGCGACGCCGCGTCGAAATCGCGCGCGCGCTCGCGACGAACCCGAGCTTCATCCTGCTCGACGAACCGTTCGCGGGCGTCGATCCGATCGCGGTGCTCGAGATCCAGAAGATCGTCAAGTTCCTGAAACAGCGCAACATCGGCGTGCTGATCACCGATCACAACGTGCGCGAAACGCTCGGCATCTGCGACCACGCGTACATCATCAGCGACGGCTCCGTGCTTGCGGCCGGCGCACCGAACGAGATCATCGAGAACGAAAGCGTTCGCCGCGTGTATCTCGGCGAACATTTCCGCATGTAA
- a CDS encoding RNA polymerase factor sigma-54 — protein MKASLQLRLSQHLALTPQLQQSIRLLQLSTLELQQEVAMAVAQNPLLENDDEWIASPLRVAADGSLIAQTPPVSNGEPAIANGNGQSSDRAERDEPAGADEYDGYAAGDASDGPQWNLDEFGRASGASDDDDLPPLQVQEAATSLRDHLSAQLRVTQASPRDRALVMFLIESLDDDGYLTASLDEVLADLPPELEVDCDELNAALALLHSFDPAGVGARSASECLKLQLLRLDPSPTRTLALEIVSQHLELLAARDFTRLRKHLKATDDALRDAHALIRSLEPFPGAAYGKAEADYVVPDIIVKKVGQGWQAELNPEVVPKLRINNLYANILRNSRGDPSAGSLKQQLQEARWLIKNIQQRFDTILRVAQAIVERQKNFFAHGEIAMRPLVLREIADTLGLHESTVSRVTTGKYMLTPFGTLEFKYFFGSHVSTDTGGAASSTAIRALIKQLIGAEDPKSPLSDSRIAELLAEQGFVVARRTVAKYREALRIPAVNLRKSL, from the coding sequence ATGAAAGCCAGCCTCCAACTCCGCCTGTCGCAACATCTGGCGCTGACGCCCCAGCTACAGCAGTCGATCCGGCTCCTGCAGTTGTCGACGCTCGAATTGCAGCAGGAAGTGGCGATGGCGGTCGCCCAGAACCCGCTGCTCGAGAACGACGACGAATGGATCGCGAGTCCGCTGCGCGTTGCGGCGGACGGCTCGCTGATCGCGCAGACGCCGCCCGTGTCGAACGGCGAGCCGGCCATCGCGAACGGCAACGGCCAGTCGAGCGATCGTGCGGAGCGCGACGAACCGGCCGGCGCCGACGAATACGACGGCTACGCGGCCGGCGACGCGAGCGACGGCCCGCAGTGGAACCTCGACGAATTCGGCCGCGCGAGCGGCGCCTCCGACGACGACGATCTGCCGCCGCTGCAGGTACAGGAAGCGGCGACGTCGCTGCGCGATCATCTGTCCGCGCAGCTGCGCGTCACGCAGGCAAGCCCGCGCGATCGCGCGCTCGTGATGTTCCTGATCGAGTCGCTCGACGACGACGGCTACCTGACCGCATCGCTCGACGAGGTGCTCGCCGATCTGCCGCCCGAACTCGAAGTCGACTGCGACGAACTGAACGCGGCGCTCGCGCTGCTGCACAGCTTCGATCCGGCCGGCGTCGGCGCGCGTTCGGCATCGGAATGCCTGAAGCTGCAGCTGCTGCGGCTCGATCCGTCCCCGACGCGCACGCTCGCGCTCGAGATCGTGTCGCAACATCTGGAACTGCTCGCCGCGCGCGATTTCACGCGGTTGCGCAAGCATCTGAAGGCCACCGACGACGCGCTGCGCGACGCACACGCGCTGATCCGCTCGCTCGAGCCGTTCCCCGGCGCGGCCTACGGCAAGGCCGAAGCCGACTACGTGGTGCCCGACATCATCGTGAAGAAAGTCGGCCAGGGCTGGCAGGCCGAACTCAATCCCGAGGTCGTGCCGAAGCTGCGCATCAACAACCTGTACGCGAACATCCTGCGCAACAGCCGCGGCGATCCGTCGGCCGGCTCGCTGAAGCAGCAGCTGCAGGAAGCGCGCTGGCTCATCAAGAACATCCAGCAGCGGTTCGACACGATCCTGCGCGTCGCGCAGGCGATTGTCGAACGTCAGAAGAATTTCTTTGCGCACGGCGAAATTGCCATGCGCCCCTTGGTTTTGCGGGAAATAGCTGATACGCTGGGCCTACACGAGTCGACTGTCAGCCGTGTGACAACGGGCAAGTACATGCTGACCCCGTTCGGGACGCTTGAATTTAAGTACTTCTTCGGATCGCACGTCTCGACCGACACCGGTGGCGCCGCATCGTCGACCGCCATCCGTGCCCTCATCAAGCAACTGATAGGAGCCGAAGACCCCAAATCGCCACTTTCGGACAGCCGCATTGCCGAGCTGCTGGCAGAACAAGGCTTCGTGGTCGCGCGCCGCACGGTTGCGAAATATCGCGAAGCCCTCAGGATCCCGGCAGTGAATCTGCGCAAGTCTCTTTAA
- the hpf gene encoding ribosome hibernation-promoting factor, HPF/YfiA family, with product MNLKISGHHLEVTPAIREYVITKLDRVLRHSDQVIDGTVILSVDNHKEKDKQQRAEINLHLKGKDIFVESSNGNLYAAIDLLIDKLDRQVVKHMERLQTHAHDPIKLQPAVDQIELPPQ from the coding sequence ATGAACCTGAAGATCAGTGGACATCATCTCGAAGTCACGCCTGCGATTCGCGAATACGTGATCACCAAGCTGGACCGGGTGCTACGGCATAGCGATCAGGTGATCGATGGCACTGTGATCCTCTCGGTCGACAACCACAAGGAAAAGGACAAGCAGCAGCGTGCGGAAATCAATCTGCACCTGAAGGGCAAGGACATCTTCGTCGAAAGTTCGAACGGCAACCTGTATGCAGCGATCGATCTGCTGATCGACAAGCTGGACCGCCAGGTCGTCAAGCACATGGAGCGCCTGCAGACGCACGCGCACGATCCGATCAAGCTGCAGCCGGCCGTCGACCAGATCGAACTGCCGCCGCAATAA
- a CDS encoding PTS sugar transporter subunit IIA has product MDHQSAAARRPQAVQSPANMNRLAKILPIENVVIDLSVTSKKRVFEQAGLIFENQNGIARSTVTDNLFARERLGSTGLGEGVAIPHGRIKGLKHPLAAFVRLADAIPFEAPDGQPVSLLIFLLVPEQATQQHLEILSEIAQLLSDRDARERLHNETDPAELHRLLTQWQP; this is encoded by the coding sequence ATGGACCATCAGTCTGCCGCCGCAAGGAGACCCCAGGCCGTCCAATCGCCTGCCAACATGAATCGCCTAGCCAAAATCCTGCCCATAGAGAACGTCGTCATCGACCTCTCCGTCACCAGCAAGAAACGCGTTTTCGAACAAGCCGGGCTGATCTTCGAGAATCAGAACGGCATCGCTCGCAGCACCGTCACGGACAATCTGTTCGCGCGCGAGCGCCTCGGCTCGACCGGTCTCGGCGAAGGCGTCGCGATTCCGCACGGACGCATCAAGGGCCTCAAGCATCCGCTCGCGGCATTCGTGCGGCTCGCCGATGCGATCCCGTTCGAGGCCCCCGACGGCCAGCCGGTTTCCCTCCTGATTTTCCTGCTCGTTCCCGAGCAAGCCACACAGCAGCACCTCGAGATCCTGTCTGAAATCGCGCAGCTGCTGTCCGATCGCGACGCGCGCGAGCGTCTGCACAACGAAACGGATCCCGCCGAGTTGCATCGCCTGCTCACTCAGTGGCAACCTTGA
- the hprK gene encoding HPr(Ser) kinase/phosphatase — MDTSSINAQSIFDDNAATLKLSWLTGHEGWERGFSADTVANATSSADLVGHLNLIHPNRIQVLGEAEIDYYQRQTDEDRSRHMAELIALEPPFLVVAGGAAAPPELVLRCTRSSTPLFTTPMSAAAVIDSLRLYMSRILAPRATLDGVFLDILGMGVLLTGDSGLGKSELGLELISRGHGLVADDAVDFVRLGPDFVEGRCPPLLQNLLEVRGLGLLDIKTIFGETAVRRKMKLKLIVQLVRRPDGEFQRLPLESQTVDVLGLPISKVTIQVAAGRNLAVLVEAAVRNTILQLRGIDTLRDFMDRQRLAMQDPESQFPGKLV; from the coding sequence ATGGATACGTCCAGCATCAACGCCCAGAGCATCTTCGACGACAACGCGGCCACGCTGAAGCTCAGCTGGCTGACGGGGCATGAAGGCTGGGAGCGCGGCTTCTCCGCCGATACCGTCGCGAACGCGACGTCGAGCGCCGACCTCGTCGGCCACCTGAACCTGATCCACCCGAACCGGATCCAGGTGCTCGGCGAAGCCGAGATCGACTATTACCAGCGGCAGACCGACGAAGACCGTTCGCGGCACATGGCCGAACTGATCGCGCTCGAACCGCCGTTCCTCGTCGTCGCCGGCGGCGCCGCGGCGCCGCCCGAGCTGGTGCTGCGCTGCACGCGTTCCTCCACGCCGCTGTTCACGACGCCGATGTCCGCAGCGGCGGTCATCGACAGCCTGCGTCTCTACATGTCGCGTATCCTCGCGCCGCGCGCGACGCTGGACGGCGTGTTTCTCGACATCCTCGGGATGGGCGTGCTGCTCACGGGCGACTCGGGCCTCGGCAAGAGCGAGCTCGGCCTCGAACTGATCAGCCGCGGTCACGGGCTCGTCGCCGACGATGCCGTCGATTTCGTCAGACTTGGCCCCGATTTCGTCGAAGGCCGCTGCCCGCCGCTGCTGCAGAACCTGCTGGAAGTGCGCGGCCTCGGCTTGCTCGACATCAAGACGATCTTCGGCGAAACCGCGGTACGGCGGAAGATGAAGCTGAAGCTGATCGTGCAGCTCGTGCGGCGCCCCGACGGCGAATTCCAGCGCCTGCCGCTCGAAAGCCAGACCGTCGACGTGCTCGGCCTGCCGATCAGCAAGGTGACGATTCAGGTGGCGGCCGGCCGCAACCTCGCGGTGCTCGTCGAGGCCGCCGTGCGCAATACGATCCTGCAGCTGCGCGGCATCGACACGTTGCGCGATTTCATGGATCGGCAACGACTCGCGATGCAGGATCCCGAAAGTCAGTTCCCCGGCAAGCTCGTCTAG
- the rapZ gene encoding RNase adapter RapZ produces the protein MRIVLITGISGSGKSVALNALEDAGYYCVDNLPPHVLPELARYLDEAGQRRLAVAIDARSSASLDEMPGLIRSLSREHDLRVLFLNASTQALIQRFSETRRRHPLSGSPSHDANVGLLSSLEEAIERERELVAPLAEFGHQIDTSTLRANVLRTWVKRFIEQNSNDLMLMFESFGFKRGVPLDADLMFDVRALPNPYYDHELRPLTGLDQPVIAFLDALPIVHQMIDDIHAFLMKWLPHFREDNRSYLTVAIGCTGGQHRSVFIAETLAARFASAANVIVRHRDAPVDVDASSRLVTEVDRP, from the coding sequence ATGCGCATCGTCCTCATCACCGGCATTTCCGGCTCCGGCAAGTCCGTCGCGCTGAACGCGCTCGAAGACGCCGGCTATTATTGCGTCGACAACCTGCCGCCGCATGTGCTGCCCGAGCTCGCCCGCTACCTCGACGAAGCCGGTCAGCGCCGGCTCGCGGTCGCGATCGACGCGCGTTCGAGCGCGTCGCTCGACGAAATGCCCGGCCTGATCCGCTCGCTGTCGCGCGAGCACGACCTGCGCGTGCTGTTCCTGAACGCGAGCACGCAGGCGCTGATCCAGCGCTTCTCCGAAACGCGGCGGCGCCATCCGCTGTCCGGTTCGCCGTCGCACGATGCGAACGTCGGGCTGCTGTCGTCGCTCGAGGAAGCGATCGAGCGCGAACGCGAACTCGTTGCGCCGCTCGCCGAATTCGGCCATCAGATCGATACCAGCACGTTGCGTGCGAACGTATTGCGCACGTGGGTCAAGCGCTTCATCGAGCAGAACAGCAACGACCTGATGCTGATGTTCGAATCGTTCGGCTTCAAGCGCGGCGTGCCGCTCGACGCCGACCTGATGTTCGACGTGCGCGCGCTGCCGAATCCGTATTACGACCACGAGCTGCGCCCGCTCACCGGGCTCGACCAGCCGGTCATCGCCTTCCTCGACGCACTGCCGATCGTCCATCAGATGATCGACGACATCCATGCGTTCCTGATGAAATGGCTGCCGCATTTCCGCGAAGACAACCGGAGCTATCTGACCGTCGCCATCGGCTGTACGGGCGGCCAGCACCGGTCGGTGTTCATCGCGGAAACGCTTGCCGCGCGCTTTGCGTCCGCGGCGAACGTGATCGTGCGGCATCGTGACGCGCCGGTGGATGTCGACGCGTCGTCGCGGCTCGTCACCGAGGTCGACCGACCTTAG
- a CDS encoding LON peptidase substrate-binding domain-containing protein, whose amino-acid sequence MSSLSTTLIDLPLFPLHTVLFPGGLLPLKVFEARYLDMARTCLRDDAPFGVCLLKSGPEVAQDGAVSVPETIGCMARIIECDTGEFGMLYLQAIGTQRFELLSYRVESNGLLVGIAEPLPDDIPLEGEQALAQFGSCAEVLERIISALQKSEPGRLPFAEPFRLDDPSWVSNRLAELLPLDLRARQKLMEFPDVGARIDAVHHVLDRHGWL is encoded by the coding sequence ATGTCTTCCCTATCGACCACCCTGATCGACCTGCCGCTGTTTCCGCTGCACACGGTGCTGTTCCCCGGAGGCTTGCTGCCGCTGAAGGTGTTCGAGGCGCGCTATCTCGACATGGCGCGCACCTGCCTGCGTGACGACGCGCCGTTCGGCGTGTGTCTGCTGAAAAGCGGTCCGGAGGTCGCGCAGGACGGCGCGGTGTCGGTGCCCGAGACGATCGGCTGCATGGCGCGCATCATCGAATGCGATACGGGCGAATTCGGGATGCTCTATCTGCAGGCGATCGGCACGCAGCGCTTCGAGCTGCTGTCGTATCGCGTCGAATCGAACGGGCTGCTGGTCGGCATCGCGGAGCCGCTGCCCGACGACATCCCGCTCGAAGGCGAGCAGGCGCTCGCGCAGTTCGGCTCGTGCGCCGAAGTGCTCGAGCGCATCATCAGCGCGCTGCAGAAATCGGAGCCCGGGCGCCTGCCATTCGCCGAACCGTTCCGTCTCGACGATCCGAGCTGGGTGTCGAACCGCCTCGCGGAACTGCTGCCGCTCGACCTGCGCGCACGGCAAAAGCTCATGGAGTTTCCCGATGTGGGCGCGCGCATCGACGCGGTCCACCACGTGCTCGACCGGCACGGCTGGCTCTGA
- the mutY gene encoding A/G-specific adenine glycosylase: MKPPRIAPAPFPVTPLHRTFAPRLIAWQRQHGRHDLPWQNTRDPYRIWLSEIMLQQTQVSTVVPYYTRFLERYPDVAALAAAPIDDVMALWAGLGYYSRARNLHRCAQVVVAEHGGAFPATPDALAELPGIGRSTAAAIASFAYGARATILDGNVKRVLARVFGIEGFPGEKRVENDMWALAESLLPDAAHPDDVSAYTQGLMDLGATLCVRGKPDCTRCPFAGDCVAQSTGRQRELPAARPKKAVPTRKTWMLVLRDGDAVLLERRPPAGIWGGLWSLPQADGDAELADLARRFGGGGPVPLAPLTHTFTHFRLEIEPRLSDVASEAAAVPFAQAQDADTAWVPLSGLDAYGVPAPVRKLLDALSGPLL, from the coding sequence TTGAAGCCGCCCCGCATCGCCCCCGCTCCTTTTCCCGTCACGCCGCTGCATCGCACGTTCGCGCCGCGCCTGATCGCGTGGCAGCGCCAGCACGGCCGCCACGACCTGCCGTGGCAGAACACGCGCGATCCGTACCGGATCTGGCTGTCGGAAATCATGCTGCAGCAGACGCAGGTGTCGACCGTCGTGCCGTATTACACGCGCTTTCTCGAACGCTATCCGGACGTCGCCGCGCTTGCGGCCGCGCCGATCGACGACGTGATGGCGCTGTGGGCCGGCCTCGGCTATTACTCGCGTGCGCGCAACCTGCATCGCTGCGCGCAGGTCGTCGTCGCCGAGCACGGCGGCGCATTTCCGGCCACGCCGGATGCGCTCGCCGAACTGCCGGGCATCGGCCGCTCGACGGCCGCGGCGATCGCATCGTTCGCCTACGGCGCACGCGCGACGATCCTCGACGGCAACGTGAAGCGCGTGCTCGCGCGCGTATTCGGCATCGAAGGGTTTCCCGGCGAGAAGCGCGTCGAAAACGACATGTGGGCGCTCGCCGAATCGCTGTTGCCCGACGCGGCGCATCCGGACGACGTGAGCGCGTACACACAAGGGTTGATGGATCTCGGCGCGACGCTCTGCGTGCGCGGCAAGCCCGACTGCACGCGTTGTCCGTTCGCGGGCGACTGCGTCGCGCAGTCGACCGGGCGGCAGCGCGAACTGCCGGCCGCGCGGCCGAAAAAGGCGGTGCCGACGCGCAAGACCTGGATGCTCGTGCTGCGCGACGGCGACGCCGTCCTGCTCGAGCGGCGTCCGCCGGCCGGCATCTGGGGCGGCTTGTGGAGTTTGCCGCAGGCCGACGGCGATGCCGAGCTCGCGGATCTCGCACGCCGTTTCGGCGGCGGCGGCCCGGTGCCGCTCGCGCCGCTGACGCATACGTTTACGCATTTCCGGCTCGAGATCGAACCGCGGCTCAGCGATGTCGCGAGTGAGGCCGCGGCCGTGCCGTTTGCTCAGGCGCAGGATGCCGATACTGCATGGGTGCCGCTGAGCGGACTCGATGCCTACGGCGTGCCGGCGCCGGTGCGCAAGCTGCTCGACGCGCTGAGCGGGCCGCTGCTGTAA
- the mutM gene encoding bifunctional DNA-formamidopyrimidine glycosylase/DNA-(apurinic or apyrimidinic site) lyase produces MPELPEVEVTRRGIAPFVAGRRVERVDVRTAMLRWPVPAELAEQLRAREVLAVERRGKYLLFEVDAGWFIVHLGMTGTLRVLPAGGVPVAAKHDHIDWIFDEFVLRFRDPRRFGAVLWHPREAGDVHAHPLLASLGVEPFSPAFDGALLHRRTRGRTVSVKQALLAGDIVVGVGNIYASESLFRAGIRPTTAAGKVSLPRYERLADAVRATLADAIDRGGSTLRDFVGSNGESGYFQLDCFVYDRAGEPCRVCGTPIRQIVQGQRSTYFCPTCQR; encoded by the coding sequence ATGCCAGAGTTGCCAGAAGTCGAAGTCACGCGGCGGGGCATTGCGCCCTTTGTCGCGGGCCGCCGCGTCGAGCGTGTCGACGTCCGCACCGCGATGCTGCGCTGGCCCGTGCCGGCGGAGCTCGCGGAGCAATTGCGCGCGCGCGAGGTGCTCGCCGTCGAGCGTCGCGGCAAGTATCTGCTGTTCGAGGTCGATGCGGGCTGGTTCATCGTCCATCTCGGCATGACGGGCACGCTGCGCGTGCTGCCCGCAGGCGGCGTGCCCGTCGCCGCGAAGCACGATCACATCGACTGGATCTTCGACGAATTCGTGCTGCGCTTTCGCGATCCGCGCCGGTTCGGCGCCGTGCTGTGGCATCCGCGCGAAGCGGGCGACGTGCATGCGCATCCGCTGCTCGCGAGCCTTGGCGTCGAGCCGTTTTCGCCGGCGTTCGACGGCGCGCTGCTGCATCGGCGCACGCGCGGCCGCACGGTGTCCGTCAAGCAGGCGCTGCTCGCGGGCGACATCGTGGTCGGCGTCGGCAACATCTACGCGTCGGAGAGCCTGTTTCGCGCGGGCATCCGGCCGACGACGGCCGCCGGCAAAGTCTCGCTCCCGCGCTACGAACGGCTCGCCGACGCGGTGCGCGCGACGCTCGCGGACGCGATCGACCGCGGCGGCAGCACGCTGCGCGATTTCGTCGGCAGCAACGGCGAGAGCGGCTACTTCCAGCTCGACTGCTTCGTCTACGATCGCGCGGGCGAGCCGTGCCGCGTGTGCGGCACGCCGATCCGGCAGATCGTGCAGGGCCAGCGCTCGACTTACTTCTGTCCGACGTGCCAGCGTTGA